A stretch of the Stegostoma tigrinum isolate sSteTig4 unplaced genomic scaffold, sSteTig4.hap1 scaffold_290, whole genome shotgun sequence genome encodes the following:
- the LOC132208094 gene encoding probable G-protein coupled receptor 139: MPLSFMIKLQILWAIYEIQKIYFPILAAVGVPVNVITITILARGNCGLSKCVTYYLVAMATADLMVVIIDLILRQIPIVYWEQFSLFRIIPLCNIHAVLLYAATDSSVWFTVTFTFDRFVAISCQKLKSKYCTEKTAAMVIGIVTVLSFLKNIFWYFLYTNEYWLSNSSWFCRVALTVSHSLVWAIVELIHYILTPFIPFILILLLNALTVRHILMASRARKRLQNRSNGESQSDPEMGSRRKSMILLFVISGNFILLWVVFMVCSILRRLDYLEYSVSLPTFVREIGLMLQLLSCCTNTFIYTLTQRRFREELRSGVNYSLSLMVKLCR; encoded by the exons ATGCCGCTTAGTTTTATGATCAAGCTCCAGATTCTGTGGGCGATTTATGAGATACAAAAGATTTACTTCCCCATCTTGGCTGCAGTCGGTGTGCCAG TTAACGTGATAACTATTACGATCCTTGCTCGGGGAAATTGTGGTCTCTCCAAATGTGTAACTTactacctggtggccatggcaacAGCAGATCTAATGGTCGTTATCATTGATCTGATATTGCGGCAGATACCTATTGTTTACTGGGAACAATTTAGCTTGTTCCGAATAATTCCATTGTGCAATATCCATGCCGTTCTGCTTTACGCAGCCACAGATAGTTCTGTCTGGTttactgtcactttcaccttcgatcgatttgtggccatttcttGCCAGAAACTGAAATCTAAATATTGCACAGAAAAAACTGCAGCTATGGTCATCGGAATAGTGACAGTGTTGAGCTTTCTaaaaaacattttctggtatttcctGTACACAAATGAATATTGGCTTTCAAACAGCTCTTGGTTTTGTCGTGTGGCTCTGACTGTATCTCATTCGCTGGTCTGGGCTATCGTTGAATTAATCCATTACATATTAACACCATTCATTCCATTTATTCTGATTCTTCTCCTCAATGCATTAACGGTCAGACACATATTAATGGCCAGCAGAGCACGCAAGCGACTTCAGAATCGGAGTAATGGTGAGAGTCAAAGTGACCCAGAGATGGGAAGTCGAAGGAAATCTATGATTCTACTGTTTGTGATATCAGGGAACTTCATACTGCTGTGGGTGGTGTTCATGGTTTGTTCTATATTGAGACGATTAGATTACTTAGAATATTCCGTTTCTCTACCAACATTTGTTCGGGAAATTGGTTTAATGCTCCAGCTTTTAAGCTGCTGTACAAATACTTTTATTTACACTCTAACCCAGAGGAGGTTTAGGGAGGAGTTGAGAAGTGGAGTGAACTACTCCCTTTCACTGATGGTGAAACTATGTAGATGA